The Fusobacterium russii ATCC 25533 sequence TTGGACAGTTCGGGCTTACATATGCTTATAAGCTAGTACCAGCTTCTGAAGTTTCAATTTATAACTATACTATTATTATAACTGGAATGATCTCTGGTTATTTGGTTTTTGGAGAAATCCCTGATATTTATAGTTTAATAGGTGGAACTATAATAATTGTTACAGCAATATATCTATATATCCATAATAAAAAGAAGGAAGTAGATTAACTATAAAAAGTGCTGTTATAAAATGTACTAAGTAAAGTAAAAATATTTTATAACAACACTTTTTTTTAATTTTTTTAATATTCAAAGAAGGTTTCTATAATTTCATCAGAAGGTTTTTTACCTAAATATGAACCAATAATAAATGCTAATAGAGAGATAGTTAAAGCAGGTACAACATTATGCAAACCGAAAATTGATACTTTGAATATTTCTATATATAAATAAGTTGTAATACCAAAAACCATAGATGCAATTGCACCAACTGAATTAGCTCTTTTCCAATATAGTCCTAAAATTAAAGGACAGAAGAATATTATTTCCTGACCTGCAAGAGCAAACAAATTTATCCAAACAATCAAACTCAATTGTTTAAGTGAAAGTAGGAATACTAAAACACCAATAAAAAATGAAGTAAACATAGATATTTTTTTAACTTTTTCTTCCTCAGCCTTCTTATCAAAGTAAGTAATGTACAAATCTTTTATAATAGTTGATGAAGCCATTATTAAAAGTGAGTCAACTGTTGACATAATTGCAGCAAGAGGTCCTCCAATAAAAACTCCTGCAAGTATAGGATATAAATTTTTAAGTGCAAGTATTGGAATAATTTTATCAGCAACATCTAAATTTGGTTCTATAGCTTTTCCCATAACACCAACTAAGTGCATTCCTAGAACTAAAATTCCAACTAATGATGTACCTATAATCATTGCATTATGCATGGCTTTTGAATCTTTAAATGCCATACATCTAACTGTTGTAGCAGGTAAACCTAAAATTCCAATTCCAACTAAAACCCAAAATGACATTATAAAAGGTTTTGCTATATTTCCGCCTGAATCAGGTCGTAATAGATCCGGGTTTATATTTTTTATTGTCATCATAATATTTTCCATCCCATTGCCTTTTTTTAAGATTACAATAAATAATATGAAAGTTGCTACAAACATTACAACTGCTTGTATAGCATCAGTTAAAGTGACAGCTCTAAAACCTCCTAAAGTGGTATAAAAAATAACAACTATTGAGAATATGATAAGCCCATAGATATAAGATAAACCGGTAACTGCTTCAAAAAGTCTTGCTCCTCCTACAAATTGGGCAACAACTGCACCAATGAAAAATATTAGAAGCATTATAGAGGAAAGTACTGTTACAGCATCATTATTGTATCTTTTCTTCAATAAATCAAAAATAGTAACAGCATTTATTTTCCTAGAAATTATTGACATTTTCTTTCCTAAAATCCCAAGAGTAAAAAAAGCTGTTGGTATTTGAATACAGGCAAGTAAAACCCAGCCTAGACCAAGTTTATAAGCAACTCCAGGTCCTCCTATAAATGAACTCGCCCCTATATAAGTAGCAATTATTGTCATTGCTAGAACAAAACCTCCCATAGTTCTATTTCCAATATAGTATTCTTCTGTAAAGTTGGAAGTACTTTTTTTAATTTTGTTAACTCTATAAGCAATATAAAGTGTTAAAAGCAGGTATAAAATAATTGGTATAACTATTAAAATTTGATTCATTTCTCTCTCCTATTATTTAATACTTTTTTTATTTTCAAATTCTTTAAAATCAATATTTTTAAATAAAAATTTAGTGGCTAAAAAAACTAAAAAATTTACTAATATCAATCCTAACACACATGAGTAGAAAAACCATTCAGGCATGCCTAAAATATATTTATAATCCTCAGTATTTTCAGGCGGAAAAATATATGCAAAATAATACCACCAAAAAAAATATAATAAATATAAGATAATTGTAACAAGTGCTTCTTTATT is a genomic window containing:
- a CDS encoding YhdT family protein, whose amino-acid sequence is MEDKRNIAKQINKEALVTIILYLLYFFWWYYFAYIFPPENTEDYKYILGMPEWFFYSCVLGLILVNFLVFLATKFLFKNIDFKEFENKKSIK
- the panF gene encoding sodium/pantothenate symporter, translating into MNQILIVIPIILYLLLTLYIAYRVNKIKKSTSNFTEEYYIGNRTMGGFVLAMTIIATYIGASSFIGGPGVAYKLGLGWVLLACIQIPTAFFTLGILGKKMSIISRKINAVTIFDLLKKRYNNDAVTVLSSIMLLIFFIGAVVAQFVGGARLFEAVTGLSYIYGLIIFSIVVIFYTTLGGFRAVTLTDAIQAVVMFVATFILFIVILKKGNGMENIMMTIKNINPDLLRPDSGGNIAKPFIMSFWVLVGIGILGLPATTVRCMAFKDSKAMHNAMIIGTSLVGILVLGMHLVGVMGKAIEPNLDVADKIIPILALKNLYPILAGVFIGGPLAAIMSTVDSLLIMASSTIIKDLYITYFDKKAEEEKVKKISMFTSFFIGVLVFLLSLKQLSLIVWINLFALAGQEIIFFCPLILGLYWKRANSVGAIASMVFGITTYLYIEIFKVSIFGLHNVVPALTISLLAFIIGSYLGKKPSDEIIETFFEY